A single Hippocampus zosterae strain Florida chromosome 1, ASM2543408v3, whole genome shotgun sequence DNA region contains:
- the clcf1 gene encoding uncharacterized protein clcf1, whose translation MTFYIVHQIHLVLLMSAAMVAVVGSSHSLASERSSIESTYELTKFLEYQLKEIKDVYLTYLGPPFNDKDFSPPRPNSTALSLPSAATRLELWHGLENQARLAQNQRAYSVLLAAVRDLARSTVCPSLKTSLLHFCTGLDGLLGSISALMTTLGYALPERKSGELQRGLEGDSPTPLISSGSYRSRTRTRTGRRGRGEREGGLNVHVKRGKARRRPQAPADRGRSGGLREKVKREKRRGRREETDAWQWAREEEERVVGTRRRGRSLLSVGEDPAAEERQPDSTMVAQAGEGYSYNLDFHYTDTLRKEDGVIVDGRKSFFMDFSSSHHQRRSPRSLLPPTLHPSPSTLSLLYQLRPGEEHGLVPTSPTVSLRGGPSLLSSASSSSSVFLSVRPAMSDFARKVEGFWILRELQSWLWRSAKDFNRLKRRLRG comes from the exons TTCATCAAATCCACCTCGTGCTCTTAATGTCTGCTGCCATGGTCGCCGTCGTGGGTTCATCCCACAGCTTGGCCAGTGAGAGGAGTTCAATAGAGAGCACGTATGAGCTCACCAAATTTCTGGAATACCAGCTCAAGGAAATCAAAGACGTCTAC TTGACGTACCTCGGCCCCCCGTTCAACGATAAAGACTTTTCACCGCCAAGGCCCAATAGCACGGCTCTCTCCCTGCCCAGCGCCGCCACCCGTCTGGAGCTGTGGCACGGCCTGGAGAACCAGGCCCGCCTGGCTCAGAACCAGAGGGCCTACTCAGTCCTGTTGGCGGCCGTTAGAGATCTGGCCCGCTCCACAGTCTGCCCCTCCCTCAAGACCTCTCTGCTGCATTTCTGCACGGGCCTGGATGGCCTTTTGGGCTCCATATCGGCGCTGATGACCACTCTGGGCTATGCCCTTCCTGAAAGGAAATCTGGTGAGCTTCAGCGGGGCTTGGAGGGAGATAGCCCAACGCCTCTGATCAGCAGCGGCTCGTACAGGTCCAGAACCAGGACCAGGACAGGGAGACGGGGGCGAGGGGAGAGGGAGGGCGGCCTCAACGTGCATGTTAAGCGAGGGAAAGCGAGGAGGCGACCGCAGGCGCCTGCCGACAGAGGAAGGAGCGGCGGGTTGAGGGAAAAGGTGAAAAGAGAGAAGAGGAGAGGGAGGCGGGAAGAAACGGATGCCTGGCAGTGGGCccgggaagaggaggagcgagTGGTCGGTACGAGGAGAAGGGGGAGGAGCTTGTTGAGTGTCGGCGAGGATCCAGCGGCAGAAGAGAGGCAGCCTGATTCCACCATGGTTGCCCAGGCAGGTGAGGGATACAGCTACAACCTTGACTTCCATTACACGGACACGCTCAGGAAGGAGGACGGCGTCATCGTGGATGGAAGGAAAAGCTTCTTTATGGACTTCTCCTCGTCCCATCATCAACGTCGGTCTCCTCGCTCCCTCCTCCCCCCTACGCTGCACCCGTCTCCATCCACCCTCTCTCTTCTCTACCAGCTCAGGCCAGGCGAGGAGCACGGGCTCGTCCCCACGTCCCCAACAGTGTCCTTACGCGGAGGCCCCTCGCTTCTCTCCTCCGCCTCGTCATCGTCCTCCGTGTTCCTTTCTGTACGGCCGGCCATGAGCGACTTTGCCAGGAAGGTGGAAGGCTTTTGGATACTGCGTGAGTTGCAGAGCTGGTTGTGGCGTTCAGCAAAGGACTTTAACCGCCTCAAGAGGAGACTGAGAGGTTGA